In a single window of the Spodoptera frugiperda isolate SF20-4 chromosome 19, AGI-APGP_CSIRO_Sfru_2.0, whole genome shotgun sequence genome:
- the LOC126911868 gene encoding uncharacterized protein LOC126911868: MSFQIDKSKLYQKLFESFKKSHTSTKVQNVQKLVNEVWRNYKLQAKSDKELDIIVSKRIEEELQAATKNKSNLLHFFSKATCKPAEKTQITQPASNIKKQEEDKIKTGNESQQQCEINKNTDKQRPKPSQEAMKNKIALLEKNLNALYSARDTMSIRAEVDKQIIKLREEIKTAKQSLNRKVQNAVAQKKHRDGMKRKLEDICHENPEMKKRLSLRDSVGRPNLESNQPLLLKTIADIALFGSAADDRRRTESIRSVKTLDELTQELRKMGFDISRSGTYLRLIPRKSNSAEGRRHVSTVPVKLIRAQTDHHKSHLDSKFAETSIHYLENIASILGPDQVFFISQDDKARVPIGVTAANKQAPLLMHMEYRIKLPDHDWVIAERHKLIPSVYAGIKITSNMLGQPQAVGYSGPTYIAIRSGKHSSSTANTHAQDFETLLELEEFRPLAKTDHGLVKPVVIMTVDGGPDENPRYQKVIGFAIQHFKRHDLDALFLATNAPGRSAYNRVERRMAPLSRELAGLILPHDHFGSHLDERGVTIDEHLERSNFEFAGKVLAEVWSSMEIDGYNVNAKYVGAGEQDLPDFPDIKWYSEHVRESQYLLQIVKCRNTECCRPRSGLFRLLDNRFLPPPVKVKQTVDDLVLDEGGQFLNLPVNLALRLSASLKDFLQMPYDYFCPTVQLRLSSRTCKTCGLYHASVKSLNRHIEKIHKKVNTHTDRKVRPVRVAARRANELMCIIQNLEHHDVEWLDENDVDIPKSDESEQTHNTEQQSKQSNVIENLESWIRVSWTEDC, translated from the exons atgtcatttcaaatagacaaatccaagttataccaaaaattgtttgaaagttttaaaaaatctcatacaagtacgaaagtacaaaatgtacaaaagttagttaacgaagtgtggcgaaattataaattacaagcaaaatccgacaaggaactagatattattgtatctaagagaatcgaagaagaattgcaagcagcgactaagaataaatccaatttactacattttttttctaag gcaacctgtaaacctgcagaaaaaacacaaattacacagccagcttcaaatattaaaaaacaggaagaagataaaataaaaaccggtaatgaatcacaacagcaatgcgaaattaataaaaatacagataaacagagaccaaaaccttctcaggaagctatgaaaaataagattgctctactcgaaaaaaatttgaatgctttgtattctgccagagatactatgtcaatccgtgctgaagttgataaacagatcattaagttgcgcgaggaaataaaaacagcaaaacagTCTTTAAACAGGAAGGTTCAAAACGCAGTTGCCCAGAAGAAACACAGGGATGGTATGAAAAGAAAGTTAGAAGATATTTGTCATGAAAatccagaaatgaaaaaaagactaTCTCTGAGGGATTCAGTGGGACGTCCTAATCTTGAAAGCAATCAACCTTTACTATTGAAAACAATCGCGGATATAGCTTTATTTGGGAGTGCAGCAGATGATAGAAGACGAACGGAATCAATTCGCAGCGTAAAAACTCTTGATGAACTCACACAAGAATTACGTAAAATGGGATTTGACATTAGTCGCAGTGGGACATATCTTCGTTTGATTCCCAGAAAATCTAATTCTGCAGAGGGACGAAGACATGTATCGACAGTCCCTGTTAAGCTCATTCGGGCTCAAACTGATCACCACAAGAGCCACTTAGATAGCAAGTTCGCTGAAACATCAATCCATTATTTAGAGAACATAGCATCCATACTAGGACCAGatcaagtatttttcatatctcAAGATGATAAAGCTCGAGTCCCTATTGGCGTAACTGCGGCAAATAAGCAAGCACCTCTTCTAATGCACATGGAATATAGAATCAAATTGCCTGATCACGATTGGGTAATCGCTGAGcgtcataaattaataccatCTGTTTATGCTGGTATCAAAATCACTTCCAATATGCTAGGACAACCGCAAGCCGTTGGATATTCTGGACCAACATACATCGCTATTCGAAGTGGAAAGCATAGTTCATCTACTGCTAATACTCATGCTCAGGATTTCGAGACGCTTCTCGAACTTGAAGAGTTTCGACCATTAGCTAAAACTGACCATGGACTAGTAAAACCAGTGGTAATCATGACGGTTGATGGAGGGCCAGATGAAAATCCGCGTTATCAAAAAGTCATAGGGTTTGCTATACAACACTTTAAGCGACATGATCTCGATGCATTGTTTTTAGCTACCAATGCTCCCGGAAGAAGTGCGTATAACAGAGTAGAGCGCAGAATGGCTCCTCTTAGTCGGGAACTGGCTGGTTTAATATTGCCTCATGACCATTTTGGGTCTCATTTGGATGAACGTGGCGTTACAATTGATGAACATTTAGAAAGATCTAATTTCGAATTTGCAGGAAAAGTATTAGCTGAAGTATGGAGTTCAATGGAAATTGATGGCTATaatgttaatgcaaaatatgttgGGGCAGGTGAACAAGATCTTCCTGATTTTCCAGACATTAAATGGTATTCAGAACATGTGCGTGAAAGCCAATACTTGctccaaattgtaaaatgtagaaatacagaATGCTGTCGTCCAAGAAGTGGACTATTTAGATTACTAGACAACAGGTTTCTTCCACCacctgtaaaagtaaaacaaacagttgatgaCTTGGTTTTAGATGAAGGAGGGCAATTTCTTAATCTTCCAGTCAATTTAGCTCTACGCTTAAGTGCTTCACTCAAAGATTTCCTGCAAATGCCATACGATTATTTTTGTCCGACGGTACAATTGAGGCTATCAAGTCGAACATGCAAAACGTGTGGTCTTTATCATGCTTCCGTCAAGTCACTAAATCGTCACATCGAAAAGATCCATAAGAAAGTAAACACGCACACTGATAGGAAAGTTAGACCTGTAAGAGTCGCTGCTCGTCGTGCTAATGAACTGATgtgcattattcaaaatttagagCACCATGATGTTGAATGGCTCGATGAGAATGACGTAGACATTCCAAAATCGGATGAAAGCGAGCAGACTCACAACACTGAGCAGCAATCGAAGCAATCCAATGTCATCGAAAACTTAGAATCATGGATTCGGGTTTCATGGACTGAAgactgttaa